Proteins found in one Methanosarcinales archaeon genomic segment:
- a CDS encoding DUF433 domain-containing protein translates to MSLNRITIDPEVMSGQPCIRGLRIPVPLVLRLLASGKTIPQILEDYPELEEEDIRQVLSFASWATSEKTLPVTA, encoded by the coding sequence ATGAGCCTTAATAGAATCACAATTGACCCTGAAGTAATGTCTGGCCAACCTTGCATTAGAGGCTTAAGAATACCAGTACCTTTAGTGTTAAGATTGCTTGCAAGTGGCAAGACAATCCCACAGATATTGGAAGATTATCCAGAGTTAGAAGAAGAAGATATTAGACAAGTGCTTAGTTTTGCTTCTTGGGCTACGTCTGAAAAGACACTTCCGGTGACTGC